From Nocardioides daedukensis, the proteins below share one genomic window:
- a CDS encoding glutaredoxin family protein: MTARVTLYSRAECHLCEEARLVIDRVCRDLGESFVEIDIDSDPELAERWTDDVPVTMVDGKQHDFWRVSEERLRSALAE; the protein is encoded by the coding sequence ATGACCGCGCGGGTCACGCTCTACTCGCGCGCCGAGTGCCACCTGTGCGAGGAGGCCAGGCTCGTGATCGACCGGGTCTGCCGCGACCTGGGCGAGTCGTTCGTGGAGATCGACATCGACTCCGACCCCGAGCTGGCCGAGCGCTGGACCGACGACGTACCCGTGACCATGGTCGACGGCAAGCAGCACGATTTCTGGCGGGTGAGCGAGGAGAGGCTGCGCTCCGCACTGGCCGAATGA
- a CDS encoding sigma-70 family RNA polymerase sigma factor: MIAEPALVPATPAPRGESALSGFALSDSVLHSVAAHTGPGNDGAKSYGDSAMAASSEENEADRERLIALVELARGGDKDAFGALFDHYHPAVYRFLFYRTRSQTLAEDLASETFFRALRSMNNFRWQGKDFGAWLMTIARNLTTDHFKAGRTRLELTTEDMGLHDDATEGPETAVMAALNNEHLLAAMQQLPKEQQECLVMRFLQGMSIAETATVLNRSDGAVKQLQLRGVRNLAKLLPEGMRD, translated from the coding sequence TTGATCGCCGAGCCCGCCCTGGTCCCTGCGACCCCGGCGCCCCGAGGTGAATCCGCCCTTTCTGGTTTCGCACTCTCCGACTCCGTCCTGCACAGCGTCGCGGCCCACACCGGTCCCGGCAACGACGGCGCGAAGTCGTACGGCGATTCCGCCATGGCCGCGTCCTCGGAGGAGAACGAGGCCGACCGTGAGCGGCTCATCGCCCTGGTGGAGTTGGCGCGAGGCGGCGACAAGGACGCTTTCGGTGCCCTCTTCGACCACTATCACCCGGCGGTCTATCGGTTCCTGTTCTATCGGACCCGGTCGCAGACCCTGGCCGAGGACCTCGCCTCCGAGACCTTCTTCCGCGCCCTGCGCTCGATGAACAACTTCCGGTGGCAGGGCAAGGACTTCGGTGCCTGGCTGATGACCATCGCCCGCAACCTCACCACCGATCACTTCAAGGCCGGACGCACCCGCCTCGAGCTGACCACCGAGGACATGGGCCTCCACGACGACGCCACCGAGGGTCCGGAGACCGCGGTGATGGCGGCGCTGAACAACGAACACCTCCTGGCGGCGATGCAGCAGCTGCCCAAGGAGCAGCAGGAATGCCTGGTGATGCGCTTCCTCCAGGGGATGAGCATCGCCGAGACCGCCACCGTGCTGAACCGTTCGGACGGCGCCGTGAAGCAGCTCCAGCTGCGTGGTGTGCGCAACCTGGCCAAGCTGCTGCCCGAGGGGATGAGGGACTGA
- the hemC gene encoding hydroxymethylbilane synthase codes for MTQTLRIGTRASLLARTQSGQIADLIAERLGVEVELVDVTTEGDISRAPLHTLGGTGVFVSALRDALLDGRVDVAVHSLKDLPTGAAEGIALAAVPPREDPRDVLVARDGLTLGELPVGSVVATGSPRRASQLHALGLGLEIVGLRGNIDTRLGKVTSGAADGVVLARAGLSRINRLDVVTETIDPIQMLPAPGQGALAIECRAEDTTLEAQLREHLDDPFTRAAVEAERAVLRTLEAGCSAPVGALAEIVEEADGPEVWLRAVALAPDGSVDIRRSASGPLAEAAEVGNRLAAGMLEEGAAELIDSPARRQQS; via the coding sequence ATGACCCAGACACTTCGCATCGGCACCCGTGCCTCGTTGCTGGCCCGGACCCAGTCCGGGCAGATCGCCGACCTGATCGCCGAACGCCTCGGCGTCGAGGTCGAGCTCGTCGACGTCACCACCGAGGGCGACATCAGCCGAGCCCCCCTGCACACGCTCGGCGGCACCGGGGTCTTCGTCAGCGCCCTGCGCGACGCCTTGCTCGACGGCCGCGTCGACGTCGCCGTGCACTCGCTCAAGGATCTCCCGACCGGAGCGGCCGAGGGCATCGCCCTGGCCGCGGTGCCGCCCCGGGAGGACCCGCGCGACGTGCTCGTCGCCCGCGACGGCCTGACGCTGGGCGAGCTCCCGGTCGGCAGCGTCGTGGCCACCGGCTCACCCCGGCGAGCCTCGCAGCTGCACGCGCTCGGCCTGGGCCTGGAGATCGTCGGCCTGCGCGGCAACATCGACACCCGCCTGGGCAAGGTCACCTCCGGCGCGGCCGACGGCGTCGTCCTTGCCCGCGCAGGGCTGTCCCGGATCAACCGGCTCGACGTGGTCACCGAGACCATCGACCCGATCCAGATGCTCCCGGCTCCCGGCCAGGGCGCGCTGGCGATCGAGTGCCGCGCCGAGGACACCACCCTGGAAGCACAGTTGCGCGAGCACCTGGACGACCCGTTCACCCGGGCTGCGGTCGAGGCCGAGCGCGCCGTCCTGCGGACGCTCGAGGCGGGCTGTTCGGCCCCGGTCGGAGCGCTCGCGGAGATCGTGGAGGAAGCCGACGGGCCGGAGGTGTGGCTGCGTGCGGTCGCCCTGGCCCCTGACGGGTCGGTGGACATCCGCCGGTCGGCGAGCGGCCCGCTCGCCGAAGCGGCAGAAGTGGGCAACCGGTTGGCGGCCGGGATGCTCGAAGAGGGCGCGGCAGAACTGATCGACTCACCAGCTAGAAGGCAGCAGTCATGA
- a CDS encoding glutamyl-tRNA reductase — protein MSILVVGISHRTAPVEVLEQLSLEPSGVDKLIADVTSCEHVTEAAVLATCNRLEIYAEVDRFHGSVEELSRLLCERGSEFSLADNLLSSLYVHYDDGAVSHLFHVVSGLDSMVVGEGQILGQAREALRHGQEVGTVGPALNSLFQQALRVGKRSHAETDIDRAAPSMVTAALDLATVEIGSLADKRVAVVGAGAMAGLATATVSRLGAADIAVLNRTASNADRLAGEYSARALALTELHDVLAQADVVISCTGASGVVITTDQVAAARAGNLEPIVFLDLALPRDIEEGVAALPGVTVIDLRRLADELSHTEGAREVEGVRSIVTEEIRAFVNARRQASVTPTVVALRTMATGVVDAEIERLLTRLPELDPASRAEVEQAVRRVADKLLHQPTIRVKELANETGAVSYATALAELFALHPDAVDAVTSPERHS, from the coding sequence GTGAGCATCCTGGTCGTGGGCATCTCCCACCGCACCGCACCCGTCGAGGTGCTCGAGCAGCTCTCGCTCGAGCCCAGCGGCGTCGACAAGTTGATCGCCGACGTCACCTCCTGTGAGCACGTCACCGAGGCCGCCGTCCTGGCCACCTGCAACCGCCTCGAGATCTATGCCGAGGTCGACCGCTTCCACGGCAGTGTCGAGGAGCTGTCGCGGCTGCTGTGCGAGCGCGGCAGCGAGTTCTCGCTCGCCGACAACCTGCTCTCCAGCCTCTACGTGCACTATGACGACGGCGCGGTCTCGCACCTGTTCCACGTCGTGTCCGGACTCGACTCGATGGTCGTCGGGGAGGGCCAGATCCTCGGCCAGGCGCGTGAGGCGCTGCGTCACGGCCAGGAGGTCGGCACCGTCGGTCCGGCACTGAACTCGCTGTTCCAGCAGGCACTGCGAGTCGGCAAGCGCTCCCACGCGGAGACCGACATCGACCGGGCTGCGCCCTCGATGGTCACCGCGGCGCTCGACCTGGCCACCGTCGAGATCGGCTCCCTGGCCGACAAGCGGGTCGCCGTGGTCGGTGCCGGTGCGATGGCCGGTCTGGCGACCGCCACGGTCTCGCGCCTGGGGGCTGCCGACATCGCGGTGCTCAACCGCACCGCCAGCAACGCTGACCGTCTGGCCGGCGAATACTCCGCCCGCGCGCTCGCGCTCACCGAGCTGCACGACGTACTCGCGCAGGCGGACGTGGTGATCTCGTGCACCGGCGCGTCCGGCGTGGTGATCACCACCGACCAGGTCGCCGCAGCCCGGGCCGGAAACCTCGAACCGATCGTGTTCCTCGACCTCGCCCTGCCGCGAGACATCGAGGAGGGCGTGGCCGCACTGCCCGGCGTCACCGTGATCGACCTGCGCCGCCTCGCCGATGAGCTCTCCCACACCGAGGGTGCGCGCGAGGTCGAGGGTGTCCGGTCGATCGTGACCGAGGAGATCCGGGCGTTCGTCAACGCACGGCGACAGGCCAGCGTCACCCCGACCGTGGTCGCCCTGCGCACGATGGCCACCGGTGTCGTGGACGCCGAGATCGAACGCCTGCTGACCCGGCTGCCGGAGCTCGACCCGGCCTCGCGTGCCGAGGTGGAGCAGGCCGTACGCCGAGTCGCCGACAAGCTTCTGCACCAGCCCACGATCCGGGTCAAGGAACTGGCCAACGAGACCGGTGCGGTCTCCTATGCCACTGCCCTGGCGGAGCTCTTCGCCCTGCACCCGGACGCCGTCGACGCCGTCACCAGCCCGGAGCGCCACTCATGA
- a CDS encoding HAD family hydrolase, with protein MTHKRRSPRLDLKLRSQLAGEAAAASAEVETALNVPGDPTAAAFFDVDNTVMQGASIFHLAKGLYRRKFFTTRDILGAAYKQAYFRIAGVEDPEHVAEARNSALSFIAGHTVTELEEFGEEIFDESMAHKIWPGTRALAQLHLDQGQRVWLVTAAPIEIANIIARRLGLTGAMGTVAEHVDGVYTGQLVGDMLHGPAKAEAIKALASRENLDLSRCSAYSDSSNDLPMLSLVGDPVAINPDSKLRAHARAQGWRIRDYRTGRKAARAGLVVGAAAGAVSGAAAAAAALRRSRS; from the coding sequence GTGACCCACAAGCGCCGCTCCCCGCGACTTGACCTCAAGCTCCGCTCGCAGCTTGCCGGCGAGGCAGCGGCAGCCAGCGCGGAGGTCGAGACGGCTCTCAACGTTCCGGGTGACCCCACCGCTGCGGCTTTCTTCGACGTCGACAACACGGTGATGCAGGGCGCCAGCATCTTCCATCTGGCCAAGGGCCTGTACCGGCGCAAGTTCTTCACCACCCGGGACATCCTCGGCGCCGCCTACAAGCAGGCCTACTTCAGGATCGCCGGCGTGGAGGACCCCGAGCACGTCGCGGAAGCGCGCAACTCCGCGCTGAGCTTCATCGCCGGCCACACGGTCACCGAGCTCGAGGAGTTCGGCGAGGAGATCTTCGACGAGTCGATGGCGCACAAGATCTGGCCGGGCACCCGTGCCCTGGCCCAGCTCCATCTCGACCAGGGCCAGCGAGTGTGGCTGGTCACCGCGGCACCCATCGAGATCGCCAACATCATAGCCCGTCGTCTGGGACTGACCGGTGCGATGGGCACGGTCGCCGAGCACGTGGACGGCGTCTACACCGGACAGCTGGTCGGCGACATGCTGCACGGGCCGGCGAAGGCCGAGGCGATCAAGGCGCTGGCCTCCCGGGAGAACCTCGACCTGAGCCGCTGCTCGGCGTACAGCGACTCCTCCAACGACCTGCCGATGCTGAGCCTGGTCGGCGACCCGGTGGCGATCAACCCCGACTCCAAGCTGCGCGCACATGCCCGGGCGCAGGGCTGGCGGATCCGGGACTACCGCACCGGCCGCAAGGCCGCCCGTGCCGGGCTGGTCGTCGGCGCGGCCGCGGGGGCCGTCAGTGGCGCGGCGGCCGCGGCAGCCGCCCTGCGCAGAAGCCGTTCCTGA
- a CDS encoding class I adenylate-forming enzyme family protein, which produces MTNSVAELLTDAATDRPDDTAIVDSASGRRVTWRELDEEVDRVAAGLTAEGVVAGYRVVLSLGNRLEFITSYLGALRAQLVAVPVNPRSTPNEIARMMADCSARVIVADPDTIGPVREAVGLLETARSGGFEGIDPALLDGVPTARVIAVGCTLQPTERSYDHLLSAAAEHRSRQLLPVNDPESLAVLLYTSGTSGRPRGVMLTHRALLANIEQIASVEPAMIAVDDVLLGVLPLFHVYGLNAVLGASLRMQTRLVLAPGFHPSGTLDLIEDEAISVVPVAPPVFPHWLGMEDLAERLGPVRLVLSGSAPLAAEVIEEFQKLSGVAVHQGYGLTEASPVVTSTLCGSESGIGSVGVALPGIEIRLKDEDGRAPEGSDPGDIEIRGANLFSGYWPDGQGGPDEEGWWATGDVGFLSPEGALSLVDRRKELVIVSGFNVYPSEVEEVLGEVPGVTAAAVIGVPDETTGEAVVAYVVSDGDPVEVEEAVRAHATEKLARFKQPTTVNVVAELPYTVTGKVQKGRLRAAARRLAAPLIDDPADAASTPSTRSATR; this is translated from the coding sequence ATGACGAACTCGGTTGCCGAACTCCTCACCGACGCAGCCACGGACCGGCCCGACGACACCGCGATCGTGGACTCCGCCAGCGGTCGGAGGGTCACCTGGCGTGAGCTCGACGAGGAGGTGGACCGGGTCGCAGCCGGCCTCACCGCCGAGGGAGTGGTCGCGGGTTATCGCGTCGTGCTGTCGCTGGGCAACCGCCTCGAGTTCATCACCAGCTATCTCGGTGCCCTGCGGGCACAACTGGTCGCCGTTCCGGTCAACCCGCGCTCGACGCCGAACGAGATCGCCCGGATGATGGCCGACTGCAGTGCGCGGGTGATCGTGGCCGACCCCGACACGATCGGCCCGGTCCGCGAGGCGGTCGGCCTGCTCGAGACCGCACGCAGCGGCGGCTTCGAGGGGATCGACCCGGCCCTGCTGGACGGCGTACCCACCGCTAGGGTGATCGCGGTCGGCTGCACCCTGCAGCCCACCGAACGCAGCTATGACCACCTGCTCTCGGCCGCCGCCGAGCACCGCAGCCGACAGCTGCTGCCGGTCAACGACCCTGAGTCGCTGGCCGTGCTGCTCTACACCAGCGGTACGTCGGGACGCCCGCGCGGAGTGATGCTCACCCACCGGGCGCTGCTCGCCAACATCGAGCAGATCGCCTCGGTCGAGCCGGCGATGATCGCGGTCGACGACGTCCTGCTCGGGGTGCTCCCGCTCTTCCACGTCTATGGGCTGAACGCGGTGCTCGGCGCCAGCCTTCGGATGCAGACCCGGCTGGTCCTGGCGCCCGGGTTCCATCCCAGCGGCACCCTCGACCTGATCGAGGACGAGGCGATCAGCGTGGTGCCGGTGGCTCCTCCCGTCTTTCCGCACTGGCTGGGGATGGAGGACCTGGCCGAGCGGCTGGGTCCGGTCCGCCTGGTGCTCTCCGGTTCGGCGCCGCTCGCCGCGGAGGTGATCGAGGAGTTCCAGAAGCTCTCCGGCGTCGCGGTGCACCAGGGCTATGGCCTGACCGAGGCCTCGCCCGTGGTCACCTCCACGCTGTGCGGCAGCGAATCGGGCATCGGCTCGGTCGGCGTGGCGCTGCCCGGGATCGAGATCAGGCTCAAGGACGAGGACGGGCGTGCTCCGGAGGGGTCCGACCCCGGAGACATCGAGATCCGTGGCGCCAACCTGTTCAGCGGCTACTGGCCCGACGGCCAGGGAGGTCCGGACGAAGAGGGCTGGTGGGCCACCGGTGACGTCGGCTTCCTCTCGCCCGAGGGTGCGCTGTCGTTGGTGGACCGGCGCAAGGAGCTGGTCATCGTCTCCGGCTTCAACGTCTATCCCTCCGAGGTCGAGGAGGTCTTGGGCGAGGTCCCCGGCGTCACTGCGGCCGCCGTGATCGGCGTACCCGACGAGACCACCGGCGAGGCAGTCGTGGCGTACGTCGTCTCCGACGGCGATCCGGTCGAGGTCGAGGAGGCGGTGCGTGCGCATGCCACCGAGAAGCTGGCCCGGTTCAAGCAGCCCACCACCGTCAACGTGGTCGCCGAGCTGCCCTACACGGTCACCGGCAAGGTGCAGAAGGGTCGACTCCGCGCCGCCGCCCGGCGACTTGCCGCGCCGCTGATCGACGACCCGGCGGACGCCGCGAGCACCCCCTCGACCCGCTCGGCCACCCGATGA
- the hemB gene encoding porphobilinogen synthase, which produces MQIPTVRPRRLRATPAVRAMVSETAVQPRQLVLPMFVREGITEPVPIASMPGVVQHSRDSLVAAAVEAAELGLGGVMLFGVPERKDATGSGALDPSGILNVAIRDVVAEVGDSITVMSDLCLDEFTDHGHCGVLDARGRVDNDATLEAYAEMARAHAAAGVHMVGPSGMMDGQVAVIREALDAAEHDDVSILAYSAKYASAFYGPFREAVDSSLEGDRRTYQQDPGNGVEGVREALLDIAQGADMVMVKPAMGFLDVVRRVRDAVDVPVAAYNISGEYSMVEAAAANGWIDREAAILETLTSIRRAGADVVLTYWAAEAARLLRA; this is translated from the coding sequence ATGCAGATCCCCACAGTCCGTCCCCGTCGCCTCCGGGCGACCCCGGCCGTCCGTGCGATGGTCAGCGAGACCGCGGTCCAGCCGCGACAGCTGGTCCTGCCGATGTTCGTGCGTGAGGGCATCACCGAGCCGGTTCCGATCGCCTCGATGCCCGGCGTCGTACAGCACAGTCGTGACTCCCTGGTCGCGGCCGCCGTCGAGGCTGCTGAGCTGGGCCTGGGCGGCGTGATGCTCTTCGGCGTCCCCGAGCGCAAGGACGCCACGGGCTCCGGTGCGCTCGACCCGTCCGGCATCCTCAACGTGGCGATCCGCGACGTGGTCGCCGAGGTCGGCGACTCGATCACGGTGATGAGCGATCTGTGCCTCGACGAGTTCACCGACCACGGTCACTGCGGCGTCCTGGACGCGCGCGGCCGGGTGGACAACGACGCGACGCTCGAGGCGTACGCCGAGATGGCCCGCGCACATGCGGCAGCCGGCGTACACATGGTCGGACCGAGCGGGATGATGGACGGCCAGGTGGCCGTGATCCGTGAGGCGCTCGATGCTGCGGAGCACGACGACGTCTCGATCCTGGCCTACTCGGCGAAATATGCCTCCGCCTTCTACGGTCCCTTCCGTGAGGCCGTGGACTCCTCGCTCGAGGGTGACCGGCGCACCTATCAGCAGGACCCCGGCAACGGAGTCGAAGGCGTGCGCGAAGCCCTGCTGGACATCGCCCAAGGCGCCGACATGGTGATGGTGAAGCCCGCGATGGGCTTCCTCGACGTCGTACGCCGGGTCCGCGACGCCGTCGACGTGCCGGTCGCTGCCTACAACATCTCGGGGGAGTACTCGATGGTCGAGGCCGCCGCCGCCAACGGCTGGATCGACCGTGAGGCGGCGATCCTGGAGACGCTCACCTCGATCAGGCGCGCTGGCGCCGACGTGGTGTTGACCTATTGGGCAGCCGAAGCCGCTCGCCTGCTGCGCGCCTGA
- a CDS encoding DUF5667 domain-containing protein has product MISLTPAQRRAEEFAALVEDPDSATSASTRDSEMLELVGAMRSVPAPTARPEFVASLRERLMIEAEVALSPDSAERRLTIIKTHTPRRRDRRVAILAGTIAAIGATSSVAMASQAALPGDTLYPIKRAIEGAQTSLTVSDAAKAETLLKNANGRLSEVEELAAQLDIANSTALPSTLGDFSDQAAEAAAITFERFEKDRDSTPMVELRQFSADAMERLGGLESLLPSEAVDALNSAVETLLSIDTRIATLCPDCEGSLIELPTRLLLSLRAADAGPQVSARALAPTPSQTPAGETPETPSADTPVQEVGDDVVDIDALEKLLAAAKPTTGDTPSVPTEDGTKSPARERAEKAAKELQDALNEGGEALLGEEGLLGPVVSPLRPVLDPLLKPLIGKGGLLNP; this is encoded by the coding sequence ATGATCTCGCTGACACCAGCGCAGCGACGCGCCGAGGAGTTCGCCGCCCTGGTCGAAGACCCGGACAGCGCAACGAGTGCCAGCACGCGCGATTCCGAGATGCTCGAGCTGGTCGGCGCCATGCGCAGCGTGCCGGCCCCCACTGCGCGTCCGGAGTTCGTCGCGTCCCTGCGCGAGCGCCTGATGATCGAGGCCGAGGTGGCTCTGAGTCCCGACTCCGCCGAGCGCAGGCTCACCATCATCAAGACCCACACGCCTCGCCGGCGCGACCGTCGCGTGGCGATCCTGGCCGGCACGATCGCTGCCATCGGTGCGACGTCCTCGGTCGCGATGGCCTCCCAGGCCGCGCTGCCCGGTGACACGCTCTACCCGATCAAGCGGGCCATCGAGGGCGCGCAGACGAGCCTCACGGTCAGTGACGCGGCCAAGGCCGAGACCTTGCTGAAGAACGCCAACGGTCGACTCTCCGAGGTGGAGGAGCTCGCAGCCCAGCTCGACATCGCGAACTCCACCGCCCTGCCCTCGACGCTCGGAGACTTCTCCGACCAGGCAGCAGAGGCCGCAGCGATCACCTTCGAGCGCTTCGAGAAGGACCGCGACAGTACGCCGATGGTCGAGCTGCGTCAGTTCAGCGCCGACGCGATGGAGCGCCTCGGCGGCCTCGAGTCGCTGTTGCCCTCCGAGGCGGTCGACGCTCTCAACTCCGCGGTCGAGACGTTGCTCTCGATCGACACACGCATCGCCACGCTCTGCCCGGACTGCGAGGGCTCGCTGATCGAGCTGCCCACTCGCTTGCTGCTCAGCCTGCGCGCGGCAGACGCCGGCCCCCAGGTGAGCGCCAGGGCGCTGGCCCCGACTCCGAGCCAGACCCCCGCCGGGGAGACTCCGGAGACACCCTCGGCCGATACACCGGTCCAGGAGGTCGGTGACGACGTGGTCGACATCGACGCACTCGAGAAGCTGCTCGCAGCGGCCAAGCCGACCACCGGCGACACCCCCTCGGTCCCGACCGAGGATGGCACCAAGTCGCCTGCCCGTGAGCGTGCCGAAAAGGCCGCGAAGGAGCTCCAGGACGCCCTCAACGAGGGCGGCGAGGCACTCCTCGGAGAAGAGGGTCTGCTCGGCCCCGTCGTGAGCCCGTTGCGACCCGTCCTCGACCCGCTCCTCAAGCCGCTGATCGGCAAGGGCGGCCTGCTCAACCCCTGA
- a CDS encoding redox-sensing transcriptional repressor Rex: protein MADADAARDGVEESPVRHIPEASVARLPIYLRALTGLVEQGTETCSSEELATATGVNSAKLRKDLSYLGSYGTRGVGYDVAYLHYQIAREIGLTHDWPVVIVGIGNLGHALANYSGFRSRGFRIVGLLDAAEELTDKEVAGLAVRPFDDLEKIIAEEGVAIGVIATPAHAAQDVADRMVAAGITSVLNFAPAVLTVPDSVGVRKVDLSIELQILAYHEQRKSEETS, encoded by the coding sequence ATCGCCGACGCCGACGCCGCGCGAGACGGCGTCGAGGAATCTCCGGTCCGCCACATCCCCGAGGCGAGCGTCGCCCGTCTCCCGATCTACCTGCGCGCCCTGACCGGACTCGTCGAGCAGGGCACCGAGACGTGCTCGAGCGAGGAACTCGCGACCGCGACCGGGGTGAACAGCGCCAAGCTCCGCAAGGACCTGTCCTACCTCGGCTCCTACGGCACGCGCGGGGTCGGCTACGACGTGGCCTACCTGCACTACCAGATCGCCCGCGAGATCGGCCTGACCCACGACTGGCCCGTCGTCATCGTCGGCATCGGCAACCTGGGCCACGCCCTGGCCAACTACTCCGGCTTCCGCTCGCGCGGCTTCCGCATCGTCGGACTGCTCGACGCCGCCGAGGAACTCACCGACAAGGAAGTTGCCGGCCTCGCAGTGCGACCCTTCGACGACCTCGAGAAGATCATCGCCGAGGAGGGCGTCGCCATCGGCGTGATCGCCACTCCCGCGCACGCCGCCCAGGACGTCGCGGACCGGATGGTCGCGGCCGGCATCACCAGCGTGCTCAACTTCGCCCCCGCCGTGCTGACCGTGCCCGACAGTGTCGGCGTCCGCAAGGTCGACCTGTCCATCGAGCTGCAGATCCTCGCCTATCACGAGCAGCGCAAGTCCGAGGAGACCTCGTGA
- a CDS encoding uroporphyrinogen-III synthase, with the protein MTGSKIKTETIPSQAKGWVAFVGSGPGDPDLLTVRAASLLREADVVITELPEHEQLVRAVLGLPEPRLVTDEDGNETLEEVGGPEFVDGGFGQDGQPLTHANRSKVVVKQAKRGLRVVRLMNGDPFFYASGPEEAQACTKAGIGFEIVPGVSSATAVAAYAGVPLTTKNNREVSVVTCGDKVDWSRYADNRTLVLLSAVGSIGEIAKSLITEGRAANTPVAMTQSGTSTTQTTVTSTLERIAADARAAKMAPPAITVIGEVVNLRETLSWFETKPLFGWRVLVPRTKEQAGSLTQGLRSFGAVPEEVPTISVEPPRNPQQMDKAVRGLVEGRYEWIAFTSVNAVKAVREKFEEYGLDARAFSGLKIAAVGDKTAAAIAAWGLRADLVPSGEQSAAGLLADWPPYDDVLDPINRVFLPRADIATENLVAGLIDLGWECDDVTAYRTVRATPPPAPTRDAIKSGKFDAVVFTSSSTVRNLVGIAGKPHASTIIAVIGPATAKTAEEHGLRVDVMAAKPAVEELVDALADFGATRRTSLIEAGQPVTKPSDRKPSARRRATSS; encoded by the coding sequence ATGACTGGATCCAAGATCAAGACCGAGACCATCCCCTCGCAGGCAAAGGGCTGGGTGGCCTTCGTCGGTAGCGGGCCGGGCGACCCCGACCTGTTGACGGTGCGTGCGGCCAGCCTCCTGCGTGAGGCCGACGTCGTCATCACCGAGCTTCCCGAGCACGAGCAGCTCGTCCGGGCGGTGCTCGGCCTGCCCGAGCCCCGCCTCGTCACCGACGAGGACGGCAACGAGACCCTCGAGGAGGTCGGTGGTCCCGAGTTCGTCGATGGTGGCTTCGGCCAGGACGGGCAGCCGCTGACCCACGCGAACCGGTCGAAGGTCGTCGTGAAGCAGGCCAAGCGCGGGCTGCGCGTCGTACGCCTGATGAACGGTGACCCGTTCTTCTATGCCTCGGGTCCCGAGGAGGCGCAGGCCTGCACCAAGGCCGGCATCGGCTTCGAGATCGTGCCCGGCGTCTCCTCGGCCACCGCGGTCGCGGCGTACGCCGGCGTGCCGCTGACCACGAAGAACAACCGCGAGGTCTCCGTCGTCACCTGTGGCGACAAGGTCGACTGGAGCCGGTACGCCGACAACCGGACGCTGGTGCTCCTCTCCGCCGTCGGCTCGATCGGTGAGATCGCCAAGTCGCTGATCACCGAGGGCCGCGCCGCCAACACCCCGGTGGCGATGACCCAGTCCGGGACCAGCACCACCCAGACCACGGTCACCTCGACGCTGGAACGGATTGCTGCCGACGCCCGCGCGGCGAAGATGGCGCCGCCGGCGATCACCGTGATCGGTGAGGTCGTCAACCTGCGCGAGACGCTGTCCTGGTTCGAGACCAAGCCGCTGTTCGGCTGGCGCGTCCTGGTGCCGCGCACCAAGGAGCAGGCCGGTTCGCTGACCCAGGGCCTGCGCAGCTTCGGCGCGGTCCCCGAGGAGGTGCCGACCATCTCGGTCGAGCCCCCGCGCAACCCGCAGCAGATGGACAAGGCCGTGCGCGGCCTGGTCGAGGGACGCTACGAGTGGATCGCTTTCACCTCGGTCAACGCGGTCAAGGCGGTCCGCGAGAAGTTCGAGGAGTACGGCCTCGACGCGCGTGCCTTCTCCGGCCTCAAGATCGCTGCCGTCGGTGACAAGACCGCAGCCGCGATCGCGGCCTGGGGTCTGCGCGCAGACCTGGTCCCCTCCGGTGAGCAGTCGGCTGCGGGTCTGCTCGCGGACTGGCCGCCCTATGACGACGTACTCGACCCGATCAACCGGGTCTTCCTGCCCCGAGCAGACATCGCCACCGAGAACCTGGTGGCGGGCCTGATCGACCTGGGCTGGGAGTGCGACGACGTCACCGCCTATCGCACGGTGCGGGCCACTCCGCCTCCGGCGCCGACGCGCGACGCGATCAAGTCGGGCAAGTTCGACGCGGTCGTGTTCACCTCGTCCTCCACGGTGCGCAACCTGGTCGGCATCGCTGGCAAGCCGCACGCCTCGACGATCATCGCGGTGATCGGCCCGGCCACGGCGAAGACCGCCGAGGAGCACGGCCTGCGGGTCGACGTGATGGCGGCGAAGCCTGCGGTCGAGGAGCTCGTCGACGCGTTGGCCGACTTCGGCGCCACCCGCCGTACCTCGCTGATCGAGGCCGGGCAGCCGGTGACCAAGCCGTCGGACCGCAAGCCGTCGGCACGCCGCCGGGCTACCAGCAGCTGA